DNA sequence from the Lonchura striata isolate bLonStr1 chromosome 7, bLonStr1.mat, whole genome shotgun sequence genome:
ggaaagaaaactcaccagtccaggttcctgatgtcagtttgtagggctccctattatattttatattatctttattataatattaactataattaatattaaatataatataatattaaataaaatatattttattatcttccctgcaagcagaaggAGGTGCAGATTCACGGTGCTTTGTGCTCAAGAGGGGCAGTGAATCTCTGTgggtgcttctgccctttttccctgaccctaaagagaagggacactgtccctgcatggacagtcttggtctggaagtagttggcctcagtaacacagtgttttaagggcagaggagaggagaggtggTTCCcatgcctgtgggcagctcttcccgagagcaggagaggggactgcattgttaagtaggaagtggatgtgtttcccaaagaaaacttcagaaattaagctccaggggcaaatactgtgaggttctaccacctccttgaggacagcgTTAAAACCACAGAGGCATcagcagagcttggagcaggactggccaaccccagagcgcctcacgaagccctctgtgtgtctgtggcagtcgagtagcacctggggggtgctgaaagtcccagttctgagagaaaattctgtttaacttgtacacgttggctgggtgtgtccccccagtacagctcggttcttctctgaggcggtgcctgacagggtctctccctgttaagggccgggcgtgtttttggcacaacacagcAAAGTGGATTATTTGCCCGGCGTTCTCAGGAGAATAatggtgagcagcagaattgctgggttgtggctgctgtgcggCTGAGAtcgtgcagtgatgtttggtgttctcgattgtagctgagcacgggaccacagcccggtgaccataggacattccccgcaggcgaggcagcctccattggcacgcgacgtggattctcatccccagatgccagagagataagtggagggctaaggcccacagtgggggtgaaagtggggtgctgggagggccttttgaatcagctttgggggcagggatgtgcaagaagtgtccccttagaccagctaaagggaaagtgtctgttttgatcacagcgctgaggtgctcagggcagagcagttccggtgtgtgtcctgtcacttgtctctggtgcactctgtgttctttgggtctctcggtcctttcttctcctcaaaagctctctctccctgtcctgtgtcacgggtgtctgcacgtatttgtcccacagctgctctgccctgctgcatagcctgtaatagcacaagtcctggggacttgaaatttgtaatttgcagggtgtagttgggctctagattgtatcaggagattgacataacatgtttggtgctgttaagttgtcctgcagccatttgacactagtcctaacttcctttcagatgcagacagttcagatcagtggcagagagccccagtcctgggtgagggttttcccatgatcgggtcagtcattgtttgcattttcagGGGAAGCCTAAATAGTGAccatgttacagcagtgttctttgcctttatttttaggaggtccaggcagatagcagcagtcaaggccctgtgtgccaggtgagcagtggacagaaggagttgttcttgctcaggtttcaggttttggtgcaATTCTAAGCATCCACTCTTggttactttgttttattttaggcagtCATCTTGCAAGATGTCCCTGGTCCGGATGTCTggatgtccaaggccaggtgggtgCAAGCGTAAGGTCTGGGTGGGTGTGCTTttcagggcagggggatgttgttttcacagtatctcagtgtgggttgttttgctttgtttttttgcaggtgctgtcGCTGCCCTA
Encoded proteins:
- the LOC144246618 gene encoding uncharacterized protein LOC144246618 isoform X1, whose product is MFGAVKLSCSHLTLVLTSFQMQTVQISGREPQSWEVQADSSSQGPVCQAVILQDVPGPDVWMSKARCCRCPSCVKEQRRAGELAFWHSDSQVTLMQQHAKCVPFCFSGILQAACGVKLRLQVP
- the LOC144246618 gene encoding uncharacterized protein LOC144246618 isoform X2 codes for the protein MFGAVKLSCSHLTLVLTSFQMQTVQISGREPQSWEVQADSSSQGPVCQAVILQDVPGPDVWMSKARCCRCPSCVKEQRRAGILQAACGVKLRLQVP